The Primulina eburnea isolate SZY01 chromosome 8, ASM2296580v1, whole genome shotgun sequence genome contains a region encoding:
- the LOC140839624 gene encoding probable inactive receptor kinase At2g26730, with product MGQSFRRGDGFGLVMLLLYRVVFVLLVSSGRAGSEPTQDKQALLAFLSQVPHERRLVWNESESACSWVGVGCDATNSSVYFLRLPGVGLVGRIPPNTLGRLTQLRVLSLRANRLTGEIPRDFSQLKLLRSLYLQNNVLTGDFPASIADMGRITRLDLSSNNLTGSIPFSIGNLTSLTGLFLENNGFTGKIPSNVPPRLVDFSVANNRLNGSIPTGFAKFPRLAFANNVDLCGDPLPSCNPFFPSPSPSPTLLPNATPQKKHKKLSTAAIIGISVAGGVLLLLLILAVIFLLWRRRRTKESSKAPKPPITTEAMAVGEAGTSSSRDDVSGGPLAQPSKLVFVPDGGYSFDLEDLLRASAEVLGKGSVGTSYKAVLGEGTIVVVKRLKDVVYAKKEFEELMQNLGTVKHPNLLRLRAFYYSKDEKLLIYDYLPAGSLSALLHGSRGSGRPPLDWDSRLRIALCAARGIAHLHVSENIVHGNIKSSNILLKQDNLHASVSDFGLNPLFSSSTPPSHRIMGYRAPEVLENRKVTPKSDVYSFGVLLLELLTGKAPNQASLGEEGIDLPRWVQSVVREEWTAEVFDVELMRYQNVEEEMVQLLQIGMACVATVPDQRPSMQEVLKMIEEINRGDTDDGVQQSSDDTLRGGSDGQTPPMGSRASPPSVVRP from the exons ATGGGGCAGAGTTTTAGGCGGGGAGATGGTTTTGGCCTAGTCATGCTGTTGTTGTATAGGGTGGTGTTCGTGTTGCTAGTGAGCAGTGGGAGAGCCGGCTCGGAGCCGACTCAGGATAAGCAAGCGTTGCTCGCGTTCCTCTCGCAAGTTCCGCACGAGAGACGCCTGGTGTGGAACGAGTCTGAATCGGCCTGCAGCTGGGTTGGGGTGGGATGCGATGCCACCAATTCTTCAGTGTACTTTTTGAGGCTTCCCGGTGTTGGGCTCGTCGGCAGAATCCCGCCAAACACACTAGGTCGGCTTACTCAGCTTCGAGTCCTAAGCCTGCGGGCCAACAGGCTCACCGGAGAAATCCCACGTGATTTCTCCCAACTCAAGCTACTCCGCAGCCTCTACCTCCAGAACAACGTGTTAACCGGTGATTTCCCGGCGAGTATCGCTGACATGGGTCGGATTACTCGGCTGGACCTCTCGTCCAACAACTTAACCGGCTCAATTCCGTTTTCTATCGGCAATCTGACTAGTTTGACAGGCCTTTTTCTCGAGAACAATGGATTCACGGGCAAAATTCCTAGCAATGTCCCACCCAGACTCGTCGATTTTAGCGTCGCCAACAACCGTCTCAACGGTTCAATCCCCACGGGGTTCGCAAAATTTCCCAGGCTCGCATTCGCGAACAACGTCGATTTGTGCGGCGACCCATTGCCCTCGTGCAACCCATTTTTCCCCTCTCCGTCCCCTTCTCCAACATTGCTTCCCAACGCCACTCCCCAAAAGAAACATAAAAAACTCTCAACTGCCGCCATTATTGGAATATCAGTTGCCGGCGGAGTACTATTACTTCTTCTCATCCTTGCAGTAATTTTCCTTCTCTGGAGAAGAAGAAGGACCAAAGAAAGCTCAAAAGCTCCGAAACCGCCCATAACAACAGAGGCCATGGCAGTGGGAGAGGCTGGAACATCTTCGTCGAGAGACGACGTCTCAGGGGGTCCATTGGCGCAACCCAGTAAGCTTGTTTTCGTTCCCGACGGGGGCTACAGTTTCGATTTGGAGGATTTGCTTAGGGCCTCGGCAGAAGTGCTGGGGAAGGGGAGTGTGGGAACAAGTTACAAAGCAGTTTTAGGGGAAGGCACAATTGTTGTGGTGAAGAGGCTTAAGGACGTGGTGTATGCTAAGAAAGAATTCGAGGAGCTAATGCAGAATCTGGGCACTGTAAAGCATCCGAATTTGCTTCGTTTGAGAGCTTTTTACTATTCCAAGGATGAGAAATTGCTGATCTATGATTACTTGCCTGCTGGAAGCTTATCTGCTCTTCTCCATG GTAGTCGTGGCTCGGGCCGCCCTCCCCTAGACTGGGACAGTAGACTGAGAATAGCATTATGTGCTGCGAGAGGAATTGCCCACCTCCATGTATCTGAAAATATAGTTCATGGAAACATCAAGTCCTCGAATATCCTTCTCAAACAAGACAATCTCCATGCCTCCGTATCAGATTTCGGACTCAATCCCCTCTTCTCAAGCTCAACACCTCCTAGTCACCGGATAATGGGCTACCGTGCCCCTGAGGTGCTCGAAAACCGAAAGGTTACGCCGAAATCCGATGTCTACAGCTTCGGGGTACTACTGTTAGAGCTATTAACAGGCAAAGCACCTAATCAAGCTTCTCTAGGCGAAGAAGGGATTGATTTACCGAGATGGGTCCAAAGTGTCGTGCGGGAGGAATGGACGGCCGAGGTGTTCGATGTAGAGCTCATGAGGTATCAAAACGTAGAGGAGGAGATGGTGCAACTTTTGCAGATAGGTATGGCCTGTGTGGCCACGGTTCCAGACCAAAGGCCTTCCATGCAAGAAGTTCTTAAAATGATCGAGGAAATAAACCGAGGCGACACAGATGATGGCGTacaacagtcttcagatgacACATTAAGGGGAGGATCAGACGGCCAAACACCTCCAATGGGTTCAAGAGCTTCTCCCCCGAGTGTCGTCAGACCTTGA
- the LOC140839625 gene encoding uncharacterized protein has product MPKERRGRSLSFDRSTLSPYPYRSSCTSLLEENAESIREWENTRCPVCMEHPHNAILLICSSHENGCHPFMCDTSYRHSNCFDQFQKSFAEASDVSQTPDDVPNSASPLATAAPPSPVSDLESSPEELLLVGDVPIENPVKPKLVCPLCRGLITGWTVMESARRYMNSKSRSCACETCVFSGSYHDLRKHARLVHPLVRPTDADPERQRNWRRLERQRDLGDLISTLQSSIGEDMADGRTLTIDDGGWLTVFFLVRFSRPPSSSTAHSQLAVRRRRSSRRLWGETTADGTVDSRESDIESSRVGRILPRRYVRRRLNNQENTAHDSRNNEIESSGTGRSSPRFYVRRRLHNQETVAHDSRNAVGSSESGQSYPRLYVRRRRHNQESVRESGDESSDTG; this is encoded by the coding sequence ATGCCTAAAGAGAGAAGAGGCCGCTCTTTGTCCTTCGATCGGTCAACGCTATCTCCATACCCCTACCGCTCTAGTTGTACAAGCCTTCTAGAAGAGAATGCAGAAAGTATTAGAGAATGGGAAAATACACGTTGTCCGGTCTGTATGGAGCATCCGCACAACGCCATTCTTCTTATATGTTCGTCACATGAGAATGGTTGCCACCCTTTCATGTGTGACACGAGTTACCGCCACTCAAATTGTTTTGACCAATTCCAGAAGTCATTTGCTGAAGCCTCAGATGTGTCACAGACACCAGATGATGTGCCAAACTCTGCGTCACCCTTGGCGACTGCTGCGCCACCCTCGCCTGTGTCTGATTTGGAAAGTAGTCCAGAAGAATTATTGTTGGTAGGCGATGTACCCATAGAGAACCCAGTAAAGCCAAAGCTTGTGTGTCCTCTTTGCAGAGGACTAATAACTGGTTGGACTGTAATGGAATCTGCCCGTCGATACATGAATTCCAAGTCGAGAAGTTGTGCATGTGAGACTTGTGTTTTCAGTGGATCATACCATGATCTGAGGAAGCATGCAAGATTGGTGCATCCCCTCGTGAGGCCCACAGACGCTGATCCAGAAAGGCAGCGTAACTGGAGAAGATTAGAGCGGCAGAGGGATCTGGGGGATTTAATTAGTACCCTTCAGTCTTCAATTGGAgaagatatggcagatggaagAACTTTGACCATCGATGACGGTGGTTGGCTGACTGTCTTTTTTCTTGTCAGATTTTCGCGGCCACCAAGTTCTTCAACAGCCCACTCTCAATTGGCTGTAAGAAGAAGAAGGTCATCAAGAAGGCTTTGGGGTGAGACTACTGCTGATGGTACAGTTGATTCCAGAGAGAGTGATATCGAATCTTCCCGCGTCGGACGAATTCTTCCAAGGCGGTATGTTAGGAGACGTTTGAATAATCAAGAGAACACAGCACATGATTCCAGAAACAATGAGATTGAATCTTCCGGAACTGGGCGAAGTTCTCCAAGGTTCTATGTTAGGAGACGACTACATAATCAAGAAACAGTGGCACATGATTCCAGAAACGCGGTTGGATCTTCAGAAAGTGGGCAAAGTTATCCAAGGCTCTATGTTAGAAGACGGAGACATAATCAAGAGAGTGTAAGAGAGAGTGGAGATGAATCTTCAGACACTGGGTAA